In one window of Bizionia sp. M204 DNA:
- a CDS encoding LysE family translocator: MIFFTCLFFGFIIAIMGSIVPSFLNLTVVKFSLKSGRKAAYYLIGGYATVLFFQANIGAYLSSILMENSQYITTIQKVGTGILLLLSINFFRLHVTKKNQKKKVEIEKSRAYLHGIVMSSLNMVAIPFYFTSLSLLIGLDYFEYSLLNSFYFSIGSTVGSFILYSVYATIADKIEHKLTFIATKMNFILGCITAIVGIGNVVYLI; the protein is encoded by the coding sequence ATGATCTTTTTTACCTGCTTATTTTTTGGATTTATTATTGCTATTATGGGAAGTATTGTTCCCAGTTTTTTAAATCTAACCGTTGTTAAATTCAGTTTAAAAAGTGGCCGAAAAGCGGCTTATTATTTAATTGGAGGTTATGCTACGGTTTTGTTTTTTCAAGCAAATATTGGTGCGTATTTATCAAGTATTTTGATGGAGAATTCCCAATACATTACTACTATTCAAAAAGTAGGTACAGGAATTTTATTGTTGTTATCTATTAATTTTTTCAGACTTCATGTTACTAAAAAGAATCAAAAAAAGAAGGTGGAAATTGAAAAGTCGCGAGCGTATTTACACGGCATCGTTATGTCCTCATTAAATATGGTTGCCATTCCATTTTACTTTACATCCCTATCATTATTAATTGGGTTAGACTATTTTGAGTATTCGTTGCTCAACAGTTTCTATTTTTCCATTGGCTCCACGGTTGGTTCATTTATTTTGTATTCCGTTTATGCCACTATTGCTGATAAAATTGAACACAAACTGACTTTTATAGCGACTAAAATGAATTTTATTTTAGGGTGTATAACTGCTATTGTGGGAATTGGGAATGTGGTGTATTTGATTTGA
- a CDS encoding DUF1361 domain-containing protein — MNTLKTLVLKRFKILSLLTISMGFSVLLLLIRMKITHSFFFIFLVWNLFLAAIPYAITTYLVSKPKLSKFTLLMSGIIWLLFLPNAPYIITDLLHLKISSNNLLWLDVLIVTSFAYNGLILFFLSLFDMRKLLLKHVRKSIVTYSFPIIFLLTGFGIYLGRFLRYNSWEILNKPFHLLDDCLDILLQPNHHAEAWLFTLTFAAFLGIGFKMFSAFQKTINS; from the coding sequence ATGAATACTTTAAAAACACTAGTACTAAAGCGCTTTAAAATCTTATCGCTACTCACGATTTCTATGGGGTTTAGTGTGCTTTTATTACTGATACGAATGAAAATTACACATTCCTTCTTTTTCATTTTTTTGGTGTGGAACCTGTTTTTAGCTGCAATTCCTTACGCTATCACCACATATTTAGTGAGTAAACCTAAACTTTCCAAATTCACCCTATTAATGAGTGGCATAATTTGGCTGTTGTTTCTACCAAATGCACCATATATTATTACAGATTTATTGCACTTAAAAATTAGTTCCAACAACTTATTATGGCTTGATGTTTTAATAGTCACATCATTCGCTTATAATGGGTTAATTCTATTTTTTCTTTCCCTATTCGATATGCGAAAATTACTTTTAAAACATGTAAGGAAGTCTATTGTTACATATAGTTTTCCCATTATATTTCTTTTAACAGGATTTGGAATTTATTTAGGTCGGTTTTTAAGATATAATTCTTGGGAAATACTCAATAAGCCGTTTCATCTTTTAGATGATTGCTTGGATATTTTATTACAACCAAATCATCATGCAGAAGCTTGGTTATTTACTCTAACATTTGCCGCTTTTCTGGGAATTGGTTTTAAGATGTTTTCAGCATTTCAGAAGACCATAAACAGTTAA
- a CDS encoding DUF2809 domain-containing protein — protein MKLHFNRIYFLGFVILFIIEGLIAYFLKTGFIRHTFGDFLIVILLYCFAKSFINAKPIPVAFAVLLFAFIIEFLQLGNLLEHLKLQNNPFAILILGSTFHVSDLIAYTLGIVTVLIFELKLKTL, from the coding sequence ATGAAACTACACTTCAATAGAATATATTTCTTAGGCTTCGTTATATTATTCATAATCGAAGGACTCATTGCTTACTTTTTAAAAACAGGCTTTATTCGTCATACCTTTGGCGATTTTCTCATCGTGATTCTACTCTACTGTTTTGCGAAAAGTTTTATAAATGCCAAACCAATCCCTGTCGCTTTTGCTGTGCTTTTATTCGCTTTCATAATTGAATTTTTACAACTAGGAAACCTATTAGAACATTTAAAACTACAGAACAATCCCTTCGCTATACTTATTTTAGGAAGCACGTTTCATGTATCAGATTTAATAGCTTACACCTTGGGAATAGTTACTGTTTTAATTTTTGAACTTAAACTGAAGACATTATGA
- a CDS encoding rhodanese-like domain-containing protein, producing MKNIFGIALLILVLSISSCQQSSKNDAIQVVTTEEMQMLLDLDDVQLIDVRTPEEYAEGYIANFQNIDFLSETFDEDILKLDKDKPVILYCKSGGRSAECAEKMLDAGFTKIYDFKGGITKWEHEGHAVVVPN from the coding sequence ATGAAAAATATATTTGGAATAGCTTTGTTAATACTGGTTTTAAGTATTAGTAGTTGCCAGCAATCGTCTAAAAACGATGCCATTCAGGTAGTTACAACAGAAGAAATGCAGATGCTTTTAGATCTTGATGATGTGCAACTAATTGATGTTCGTACACCGGAAGAATATGCTGAAGGTTATATTGCTAATTTTCAAAATATTGATTTCTTATCCGAAACCTTCGATGAAGATATTTTAAAACTAGATAAAGATAAACCGGTTATTCTATATTGTAAATCCGGCGGTAGAAGTGCGGAATGTGCCGAAAAAATGCTGGATGCTGGCTTTACCAAAATTTATGATTTTAAAGGCGGTATTACCAAATGGGAGCATGAAGGACATGCGGTTGTTGTGCCCAATTAA
- a CDS encoding alpha/beta hydrolase — protein sequence MNTKIASLLLFSILLCNCASRKIKDVAYLKSADTKTAMQPALNVFEPKNSKAAKNPVMIFVHGGYWTEGDKNTYGFLGRNFAKSDVVTVIAGYTLSPNANYDSMAKEIAQAVNWTVKNIEKYKGDPEQIYVMGHSAGGHLIALIATNPKYLENKNVLKGVILNDAAGLDMKTYLDKNPPTSEHHYDVTWTKDPANWKDASPIYFMDESMPPFLIYVGEKTYNSIISQNEAFVAKLKTYQPDIEPIFLNKKHVPMMSQFIFPWNKRYDEILQFITSDK from the coding sequence ATGAACACAAAAATAGCTTCCCTTCTACTATTTTCTATTTTACTTTGTAACTGCGCTTCTAGAAAAATAAAAGATGTTGCTTATTTAAAATCTGCAGATACTAAAACAGCCATGCAGCCGGCGTTAAATGTTTTTGAACCTAAAAATTCCAAAGCTGCAAAAAATCCGGTGATGATTTTTGTGCATGGTGGCTATTGGACAGAAGGTGACAAAAATACTTACGGGTTTTTAGGAAGAAATTTTGCCAAAAGTGATGTTGTCACTGTAATTGCTGGCTATACGTTAAGTCCGAATGCTAATTATGATTCGATGGCTAAAGAAATTGCACAAGCAGTTAACTGGACTGTAAAAAATATTGAAAAGTATAAAGGTGATCCTGAACAAATTTATGTCATGGGTCATAGTGCTGGAGGTCATTTAATTGCTTTAATTGCTACAAATCCAAAATATTTAGAAAATAAGAATGTGCTTAAAGGTGTTATTTTAAATGATGCCGCTGGTTTAGATATGAAAACATATTTAGATAAAAACCCACCAACAAGCGAACATCATTATGATGTAACTTGGACTAAAGATCCAGCAAACTGGAAAGACGCTTCTCCTATTTATTTTATGGATGAAAGCATGCCTCCTTTTTTAATTTATGTAGGCGAAAAAACCTATAATTCAATCATTTCGCAAAACGAAGCTTTTGTTGCAAAATTAAAAACCTATCAACCAGATATAGAACCCATTTTCTTAAATAAGAAACATGTACCAATGATGTCACAATTTATTTTTCCTTGGAATAAGAGGTATGATGAAATTTTGCAATTTATTACATCAGATAAATAA
- a CDS encoding SDR family oxidoreductase: protein MIKTALITGGASGLGFELALLFAKDDYNLVLVDINSEKLEEAKHDIEKSFSVDVKIMAKDLSQINISSEIMSELGNTEIDALVNNAGFGCFGAFHEVDWERQSQMLNLHVLTTTHLTKLVVEGMVKRGSGKILNLSSLAAFQPGPLMCLYYATKGYILSFSEAISNELKGTGVTVTALCPGPTKTSFQQVVANDCSENKITFNMASAQAVAAYGYKCMMKGKCVAIPGGINKILGTLPRFIPRNMAANIVRKIQEKNREV, encoded by the coding sequence ATGATTAAAACAGCATTAATAACTGGAGGCGCATCAGGTTTGGGATTTGAATTGGCACTTTTATTTGCCAAAGATGATTATAATCTGGTTCTCGTAGATATAAATTCTGAAAAGCTTGAAGAAGCAAAACATGATATAGAAAAATCATTTTCTGTTGATGTGAAGATTATGGCAAAAGATTTAAGTCAAATCAATATATCTTCAGAAATAATGTCGGAATTAGGCAATACAGAAATTGATGCTTTAGTTAATAATGCAGGTTTTGGGTGTTTTGGAGCGTTTCATGAAGTGGATTGGGAACGCCAATCTCAAATGCTAAATTTACATGTTTTAACCACGACACACTTAACGAAATTAGTGGTGGAAGGTATGGTTAAAAGAGGTTCCGGAAAAATATTAAACTTGTCGTCATTGGCAGCCTTTCAGCCTGGTCCTTTAATGTGTTTATATTATGCCACCAAGGGGTATATTTTATCGTTTTCAGAAGCCATTTCTAACGAACTTAAAGGAACTGGAGTAACGGTAACAGCCCTATGTCCAGGGCCCACAAAAACATCATTTCAGCAAGTGGTTGCTAATGATTGTTCTGAAAACAAAATCACTTTTAATATGGCGAGTGCCCAAGCGGTAGCTGCTTATGGATACAAATGCATGATGAAAGGGAAATGCGTTGCAATTCCTGGAGGCATTAATAAAATTTTAGGCACCTTACCACGCTTTATACCTAGAAATATGGCCGCCAATATTGTGCGAAAAATTCAGGAGAAGAATCGGGAAGTTTAA
- a CDS encoding alpha/beta hydrolase, whose translation MIYILFFAVLFVCEKDSDDKYIFFLHNRFLEDHELQDEHPEYGRTEYTEIISVFKENEFQVISEKRQGNVNARAYAMRMVSQIDSLIKTGIEPHKITVVGTSKGGYIAQYVSTLANNPDLNFVFIASFRDADIQNIPEINYCGNILTIYEKSDPYGVSAIARKESSTCKIKNFKEIELNTKMGHGFLFKPLNVWMKPTMMWANGNYNEQ comes from the coding sequence ATGATATATATATTATTTTTCGCTGTTCTTTTTGTTTGCGAAAAAGATTCAGATGATAAGTATATTTTTTTCTTACACAATCGCTTTTTAGAAGATCACGAATTACAAGACGAACATCCTGAATACGGACGGACAGAATACACCGAAATTATTTCGGTATTTAAAGAAAACGAATTTCAAGTCATAAGTGAAAAGCGACAAGGCAACGTGAATGCTAGAGCGTATGCTATGAGAATGGTATCTCAAATTGATAGCCTAATTAAAACAGGCATTGAACCTCATAAAATAACAGTTGTTGGCACATCCAAAGGTGGGTATATTGCACAGTATGTTTCTACCTTGGCAAATAATCCCGATTTGAATTTTGTGTTTATAGCCAGTTTTAGGGACGCTGATATTCAAAATATTCCCGAAATAAACTACTGTGGAAATATTTTAACTATTTATGAAAAATCGGATCCATATGGTGTTTCGGCAATAGCACGAAAGGAAAGCTCAACTTGCAAAATCAAAAATTTTAAAGAAATTGAACTCAATACCAAAATGGGACATGGCTTTTTATTTAAACCGCTCAACGTTTGGATGAAACCCACAATGATGTGGGCCAATGGAAATTATAATGAGCAATGA
- a CDS encoding endonuclease/exonuclease/phosphatase family protein: MLDFPRIQLFIISLATILFLLIFIRKRSWFKNILISGLLIGILINGYFLINYTRLVPVEVPSAEAPFNPSNELSMIIANVKMSNKNVQPLMDLISEKNPDLILAMETDQWWSNKLNVLTANYPYFQQSTNKVAYGMVLYSKLPLNMIDVTYLNNKKVPSFESTITLKNNQEISLHCLHPVPPTHYKDLPDNANQDENAMKKLGKHIQDRKHPTIVAGDLNDVVWSYVDELTNTKNILFDLRVGRGFFNSFSAENMFMRWPLDHVFVTEEFRLKKLERLSKIGSDHFPIYVELVLDKK; encoded by the coding sequence ATGCTTGACTTTCCACGGATCCAACTTTTTATAATTTCTTTAGCAACAATCTTATTTCTTTTAATTTTCATTCGGAAAAGAAGCTGGTTTAAAAACATATTGATTTCGGGATTATTAATTGGTATACTAATTAATGGTTATTTTTTAATAAACTACACGCGTTTAGTACCTGTAGAGGTCCCATCCGCGGAAGCACCATTTAATCCAAGCAACGAATTAAGCATGATAATAGCAAATGTTAAAATGTCCAATAAAAATGTGCAACCGTTAATGGATTTAATTTCTGAAAAGAACCCTGATTTAATACTTGCCATGGAAACAGACCAATGGTGGAGTAATAAATTAAATGTTCTGACTGCTAATTATCCCTACTTCCAACAAAGCACAAATAAAGTTGCGTATGGTATGGTTTTATACAGTAAACTACCTTTAAATATGATAGACGTCACGTATTTAAACAATAAAAAAGTGCCTTCATTTGAAAGTACCATTACCCTGAAAAACAATCAAGAAATTAGTTTACATTGTCTTCATCCAGTTCCACCAACACACTATAAAGACTTACCAGACAATGCCAATCAAGATGAAAATGCTATGAAAAAATTAGGGAAGCATATTCAAGATCGAAAACACCCAACTATAGTAGCTGGCGATTTAAATGATGTGGTTTGGTCCTATGTTGATGAATTAACGAACACCAAAAACATACTTTTTGACCTTAGGGTTGGCAGAGGGTTTTTTAATAGTTTTAGCGCGGAAAACATGTTTATGCGTTGGCCACTAGACCATGTTTTTGTTACAGAAGAATTTCGTCTAAAAAAACTAGAACGCTTATCTAAAATAGGTTCAGATCATTTTCCTATTTATGTGGAATTAGTGTTAGATAAAAAGTAG